From Zerene cesonia ecotype Mississippi chromosome 13, Zerene_cesonia_1.1, whole genome shotgun sequence, the proteins below share one genomic window:
- the LOC119831531 gene encoding protein lin-28 homolog isoform X1, whose translation MSGSTSGNAVPSSSAGSASGGGVTGVTRRGRCKWFNVAKGWGFITPEDGGQDVFVHQSVIQMPGFRSLGDDELVEFECKESDKGLEATRVSGPSSVDCQGSHRRPLSKKRFRKIRCYNCGEFANHIAAKCSIGPQPKRCHNCKSEDHLIADCPVKVEKKKDDSQSKHSSSSQGSQEESPQ comes from the exons GTGCGGGTAGCGCGAGCGGCGGCGGTGTGACGGGCGTGACGCGGCGCGGCCGATGCAAGTGGTTCAACGTGGCGAAGGGATGGGGCTTCATCACCCCGGAGGATGGTGGACAGGATGTGTTCGTGCACCAG AGTGTGATACAAATGCCAGGCTTTCGGTCACTTGGGGATGATGAATTGGTTGAATTCGAATGCAAAGAATCAGACAAAGGGCTAGAAGCGACACGTGTTTCCGGGCCTTCATCTGTGGACTGCCAGGGCTCACACCGACGCCCACTTTCTAAAAAACGCTTTAGAAAGATACG GTGTTACAACTGCGGGGAATTCGCCAATCACATTGCAGCCAAATGCAGCATAGGACCACAACCAAAGAGATGTCATAACTGCAAGAGCGAGGATCATCTTATCGCAGATTGCCCTGTAAAG GTGGAGAAAAAGAAAGATGATTCGCAGTCGAAACACTCCAGCAGCTCTCAAGGAAGCCAAGAGGAGAGTCCGCAATAG
- the LOC119831531 gene encoding protein lin-28 homolog isoform X2 produces the protein MSGSTSGNAVPSSSAGSASGGGVTGVTRRGRCKWFNVAKGWGFITPEDGGQDVFVHQSVIQMPGFRSLGDDELVEFECKESDKGLEATRVSGPSSVDCQGSHRRPLSKKRFRKIRCYNCGEFANHIAAKCSIGPQPKRCHNCKSEDHLIADCPVEKKKDDSQSKHSSSSQGSQEESPQ, from the exons GTGCGGGTAGCGCGAGCGGCGGCGGTGTGACGGGCGTGACGCGGCGCGGCCGATGCAAGTGGTTCAACGTGGCGAAGGGATGGGGCTTCATCACCCCGGAGGATGGTGGACAGGATGTGTTCGTGCACCAG AGTGTGATACAAATGCCAGGCTTTCGGTCACTTGGGGATGATGAATTGGTTGAATTCGAATGCAAAGAATCAGACAAAGGGCTAGAAGCGACACGTGTTTCCGGGCCTTCATCTGTGGACTGCCAGGGCTCACACCGACGCCCACTTTCTAAAAAACGCTTTAGAAAGATACG GTGTTACAACTGCGGGGAATTCGCCAATCACATTGCAGCCAAATGCAGCATAGGACCACAACCAAAGAGATGTCATAACTGCAAGAGCGAGGATCATCTTATCGCAGATTGCCCT GTGGAGAAAAAGAAAGATGATTCGCAGTCGAAACACTCCAGCAGCTCTCAAGGAAGCCAAGAGGAGAGTCCGCAATAG